The genomic window CTCCCATAGGAGCGGCGGTTTCCTAACCGCCGAACTCCGGTGTGACGAACTGGGCACCGACGACTGGGCGATTGGAAGTCGCCCCTCCTTTTTCTCAAAAGGGCATTTGCCCCAGAGACTGTCCGGCCGAATCGTGCGCGGCAGGGGCTGCTCAATGGGACTCCTTCCACCCGGCTCCCCCTCCGAAGACCCGGCGGGTTCCCACCAGGGGCACTCCGGCGATCATGGAGGACTCGAGGGTCAGGGCCCGAAGGTCCTCCGGGTCCAGATCGTGGATGTCGGACTTGCCGCAGGCCCGGGCCAGCATCTGGATCTCCGAATTCATGGCCTGGAAGAAGTTGGCCACGCGATCGGTGGCTTCGTCGATGGGGAGACGGGCCATGAGGTCCGGGTCCTGGGTGGTGATCCCCACGGGGCAGAGTCCGGTGTGGCAATGGTGGCACGCGTAGGGCTCGGTCCCCAGCTTGTGATAGTCCTCCACGTAAACCGGCTTGTTGCAGTTGAGGGCGATGAGGAAGGCCGTCCCCATGTAGATGGCGTCGGCGCCCAGCGCCAGGGCCTTGGCCACGTCGGTGCCGCTGCGGATGCCCCCCGCCATGATCAATTGCACCTCGCCGAAGAGGCCCAGGTCCTCCAGGGCGGCGCGGGCCTCGCAGACGGCGGCCAGGGTGGGGATGCCGGTGTGGTCCATGAGCATGTCGGGCGAGGCGCCGGTGCCTCCCTCCATGCCGTCGACCACCACCACGTCCGCCCCCGCTTTGGCCGCCAGCTTGACGTCGTCGTAGACCCGGGTGGCCCCCATCTTGACGAAGATGGGCACCTGCCAGTCGGTGGCCTCCCGCAGCTCCTCGATCTTGATGATCATGTCGTCGGGACCCAGGAAGTCGGGGTGACGGCAGGGACTGCGTTGATCCACTCCGTCGGGAAGGTCCCGCATGCCGGCGATCTCGCTGGAGACCTTGGAGCCAAGCAGCATTCCACCGGTGCCCGGCTTGGCGCCCTGGCCGATGGTCAGCTCGATGCCGTCGGCCATCTTCATGTGGTGGACGTCGATGCCGTAGCGGCTGGGGAGGACCTCGTAGATCAGGACATCGGAGTGCTCCCGTTCCGCCGGAAGCATGCCTCCGTCGCCGGTGGTGGTGGAGGAGCCGACCCGGGAGGCTCCCTGGGCCAGAGCCACCTTGGCGTTGTAGGAGAGGGCGCCGTAGCTCATCCCCGTCACCATGACGGGGGTGTCCAGGACGATGGGCTTCTTGGCGTGGCGCGTGCCCAGGACGGTGCGCGTGCTGCACTTCTCCCGGTACCCCTCCAGCGGGATCCGGGTCAGGGTGCAGGGGATGAACACCAGGTCGTCCAGGGAGGGCAGGGGACGGGTCCTCAGTGTCCCGAAGCCGCGGATGCGGTAACGGCCCAGCTCCGCCTTGGTCTGGATGTCCTCGATCACGTCGGGGCTGTAGATTCCGCTCTGCCGGGTCGCTCTCGGTTCCGTCACAAGACCTCCTTCCAGAGATCCCGCTCCTTGCGGTTGAAGTTCCAGAGGCGCCGGCCGGCGACGACTTTCT from Acidobacteriota bacterium includes these protein-coding regions:
- a CDS encoding FMN-binding glutamate synthase family protein; this encodes MTEPRATRQSGIYSPDVIEDIQTKAELGRYRIRGFGTLRTRPLPSLDDLVFIPCTLTRIPLEGYREKCSTRTVLGTRHAKKPIVLDTPVMVTGMSYGALSYNAKVALAQGASRVGSSTTTGDGGMLPAEREHSDVLIYEVLPSRYGIDVHHMKMADGIELTIGQGAKPGTGGMLLGSKVSSEIAGMRDLPDGVDQRSPCRHPDFLGPDDMIIKIEELREATDWQVPIFVKMGATRVYDDVKLAAKAGADVVVVDGMEGGTGASPDMLMDHTGIPTLAAVCEARAALEDLGLFGEVQLIMAGGIRSGTDVAKALALGADAIYMGTAFLIALNCNKPVYVEDYHKLGTEPYACHHCHTGLCPVGITTQDPDLMARLPIDEATDRVANFFQAMNSEIQMLARACGKSDIHDLDPEDLRALTLESSMIAGVPLVGTRRVFGGGAGWKESH